One Candidatus Latescibacterota bacterium DNA window includes the following coding sequences:
- a CDS encoding PorV/PorQ family protein, producing the protein MFRFNSKKMIMVLSTAVVLSLLPAACDEAWGSEENAGMTGDWLTHFRSARSMGLGGAFTAIADEPIGMVWNPAGLTQLYRNEVYLETARLFEGTSITSFSFAVPGTRFPTLGLSILSLSSGTFEKTNEFNEVTGSFNESNMAFILSASHDLYQFLSVGGNLKVLRQSMDEFNDTGIGIDLGIMARVMPGLSLGASLLNIGGPSLSLRDTDESYPVEFRGGFALQILSGRAAVTGEIVRISGIETSFHAGTEYWVNQSLGLRLGLNALSPAGGFCFRLPRDVRLDYGMENHELGVTHRFSVNYAFGGFFAKSKAEPSVFSPLGSRSVTKFHLSSRTRKDVSRWELSVIDKFDKKVRMFGGRGTPPAHIMWDGKAGTGTPVPDGIYTYRLTIIDAGGMTISGRPGTVEIDTSIPQVKVPVVVGRRDAGDVDGDEGIEGSEQ; encoded by the coding sequence ATGTTCCGTTTCAATAGTAAGAAAATGATTATGGTCCTGTCGACTGCAGTCGTTCTGTCCCTCCTGCCCGCGGCCTGTGACGAGGCCTGGGGCAGTGAAGAGAATGCTGGAATGACGGGAGACTGGCTGACTCACTTCAGGAGCGCAAGGTCGATGGGCCTTGGGGGAGCATTTACCGCAATCGCCGATGAACCGATCGGTATGGTATGGAATCCGGCCGGCCTTACGCAGCTCTATCGCAATGAGGTGTATCTGGAGACCGCAAGGTTGTTCGAGGGGACTTCGATAACGAGTTTCAGCTTTGCTGTTCCAGGCACTAGGTTCCCGACTCTTGGGTTGTCGATACTTTCTTTGAGTTCGGGCACATTCGAAAAGACCAACGAGTTTAACGAAGTCACCGGATCGTTCAACGAAAGCAATATGGCATTCATTCTCTCGGCTTCTCATGACCTCTATCAATTTCTATCCGTTGGTGGAAACTTGAAGGTCCTCAGACAGTCTATGGATGAGTTCAATGATACGGGGATCGGTATCGACCTGGGGATCATGGCCAGGGTGATGCCGGGGTTGAGTCTCGGTGCATCACTGCTCAACATAGGCGGCCCCTCCCTGTCGCTTCGGGATACAGACGAAAGTTATCCTGTGGAGTTCAGGGGAGGGTTCGCCCTGCAGATCCTTTCAGGCAGAGCAGCCGTTACAGGTGAGATAGTCAGGATATCAGGAATCGAGACCAGTTTCCACGCTGGCACCGAGTATTGGGTGAACCAGTCTCTGGGCCTGAGGCTCGGGCTGAACGCCTTGTCCCCTGCCGGAGGTTTCTGTTTCAGGTTGCCGCGGGACGTAAGACTGGATTATGGAATGGAGAATCACGAACTCGGTGTCACTCACAGATTCAGCGTGAACTATGCTTTTGGTGGCTTCTTCGCAAAGTCGAAAGCCGAACCGTCGGTATTCTCGCCTCTGGGCAGCAGGTCTGTGACGAAGTTTCATCTCAGTTCGAGGACGAGGAAAGATGTCAGCAGGTGGGAACTCTCGGTAATCGACAAGTTCGACAAGAAAGTACGCATGTTCGGCGGCAGGGGGACTCCTCCTGCTCATATCATGTGGGACGGTAAGGCGGGAACGGGAACGCCGGTGCCGGACGGTATATACACGTATAGACTGACTATTATCGATGCGGGCGGGATGACGATATCAGGAAGACCAGGGACAGTGGAGATAGATACGAGTATTCCGCAGGTGAAGGTCCCCGTTGTAGTCGGGCGCCGGGATGCCGGCGATGTGGACGGGGATGAAGGGATCGAGGGTTCCGAACAGTAG